One part of the Esox lucius isolate fEsoLuc1 chromosome 10, fEsoLuc1.pri, whole genome shotgun sequence genome encodes these proteins:
- the nfyc gene encoding nuclear transcription factor Y subunit gamma isoform X5, with product MSMSADSFGAGGSDAQQSLQSFWPRVMEEIRNLTVKDFRVQELPLARIKKIMKLDEDVKMISAEAPVLFAKAAQIFITELTLRAWIHTEDNKRRTLQRNDIAMAITKFDQFDFLIDIVPRDELKPPKRQEEVRQTVAPAEPVQYYFTLAQQPGQVQGQQQGQQATAQQATTIQPGQIIITQPQQGQSAPVTMQVGDQQVQIVQASSQGQAQTVQSGGQTMQVMQQIITNTGEIQQIPVQLNTGQLQYIRLAQPVSGTQVVQGQIQTLGNTQQVQITQTDQGQQQFNQFTDGQQLYQIQQVTMPAGQDLSQPMFIQSTNQTADGQVTAQVSAD from the exons TGAGCATGTCTGCAGATTCGTTTGGCGCCGGGGGCAGCGATGCCCAGCAGAGCCTGCAGTCCTTCTGGCCCCGCGTCATGGAGGAGATCAGGAACCTCACGGTG AAGGATTTCCGCGTGCAGGAGTTGCCTCTCGCCCGTATTAAGAAAATCATGAAGTTGGATGAGGATGTGAAG ATGATCAGTGCAGAGGCTCCGGTGCTGTTTGCCAAGGCTGCTCAGATCTTCATCACAGAACTCACCCTGAGGGCCTGGATCCACACGGAGGACAACAAGCGACGCACCCTGCAG AGGAACGACATTGCCATGGCGATAACAAAGTTCGACCAGTTTGACTTCCTCATCGACATCGTGCCCCGGGACGAGCTCAAGCCCCCTAAACGACAG GAGGAGGTGCGTCAGACGGTGGCCCCAGCTGAGCCGGTCCAGTACTACTTCACCCTGGCCCAGCAGCCGGGGCAGGTCCAGGGTCAACAGCAGGGCCAACAGGCCACCGCCCAGCAGGCCACCACTATACAGCCTGGACAGATCATcatcacacaaccacaacaagGACAG AGTGCTCCGGTGACCATGCAGGTGGGGGACCAGCAGGTCCAGATCGTCCAGGCGTCCTCCCAGGGCCAGGCCCAGACGGTCCAATCGGGAGGACAGACCATGCAGGTCATGCAGCAGATCATCACCAACACCGGGGAGATCCAGCAGATACCT GTGCAGCTCAACACCGGCCAGTTGCAGTACATCCGGCTGGCGCAGCCCGTCTCTGGCACGCAGGTAGTTCAGGGTCAGATACAGACGCTGGGGAACACTCAGCAAGTACAG atTACACAGACGGACCAAGGCCAGCAGCAGTTCAACCAGTTTACCGACGGTCAG CAGCTGTATCAGATCCAGCAGGTGACGATGCCAGCAGGGCAGGACCTGAGCCAGCCCATGTTCATTCAGTCCACCAATCAGACGGCCGACGGACAGGTCACTGCGCAGGTCAGCGCCGACTAA
- the nfyc gene encoding nuclear transcription factor Y subunit gamma isoform X4, which yields MSADSFGAGGSDAQQSLQSFWPRVMEEIRNLTVKDFRVQELPLARIKKIMKLDEDVKMISAEAPVLFAKAAQIFITELTLRAWIHTEDNKRRTLQRNDIAMAITKFDQFDFLIDIVPRDELKPPKRQEEVRQTVAPAEPVQYYFTLAQQPGQVQGQQQGQQATAQQATTIQPGQIIITQPQQGQVLQGATMQQLHQVQVAQSQGTPITSAPVTMQVGDQQVQIVQASSQGQAQTVQSGGQTMQVMQQIITNTGEIQQIPVQLNTGQLQYIRLAQPVSGTQVVQGQIQTLGNTQQVQITQTDQGQQQFNQFTDGQQLYQIQQVTMPAGQDLSQPMFIQSTNQTADGQVTAQVSAD from the exons ATGTCTGCAGATTCGTTTGGCGCCGGGGGCAGCGATGCCCAGCAGAGCCTGCAGTCCTTCTGGCCCCGCGTCATGGAGGAGATCAGGAACCTCACGGTG AAGGATTTCCGCGTGCAGGAGTTGCCTCTCGCCCGTATTAAGAAAATCATGAAGTTGGATGAGGATGTGAAG ATGATCAGTGCAGAGGCTCCGGTGCTGTTTGCCAAGGCTGCTCAGATCTTCATCACAGAACTCACCCTGAGGGCCTGGATCCACACGGAGGACAACAAGCGACGCACCCTGCAG AGGAACGACATTGCCATGGCGATAACAAAGTTCGACCAGTTTGACTTCCTCATCGACATCGTGCCCCGGGACGAGCTCAAGCCCCCTAAACGACAG GAGGAGGTGCGTCAGACGGTGGCCCCAGCTGAGCCGGTCCAGTACTACTTCACCCTGGCCCAGCAGCCGGGGCAGGTCCAGGGTCAACAGCAGGGCCAACAGGCCACCGCCCAGCAGGCCACCACTATACAGCCTGGACAGATCATcatcacacaaccacaacaagGACAG GTGCTGCAGGGGGCAACCATGCAGCAGCTCCACCAGGTGCAGGTAGCCCAGTCACAGGGGACGCCCATCACG AGTGCTCCGGTGACCATGCAGGTGGGGGACCAGCAGGTCCAGATCGTCCAGGCGTCCTCCCAGGGCCAGGCCCAGACGGTCCAATCGGGAGGACAGACCATGCAGGTCATGCAGCAGATCATCACCAACACCGGGGAGATCCAGCAGATACCT GTGCAGCTCAACACCGGCCAGTTGCAGTACATCCGGCTGGCGCAGCCCGTCTCTGGCACGCAGGTAGTTCAGGGTCAGATACAGACGCTGGGGAACACTCAGCAAGTACAG atTACACAGACGGACCAAGGCCAGCAGCAGTTCAACCAGTTTACCGACGGTCAG CAGCTGTATCAGATCCAGCAGGTGACGATGCCAGCAGGGCAGGACCTGAGCCAGCCCATGTTCATTCAGTCCACCAATCAGACGGCCGACGGACAGGTCACTGCGCAGGTCAGCGCCGACTAA
- the nfyc gene encoding nuclear transcription factor Y subunit gamma isoform X2 translates to MSMSADSFGAGGSDAQQSLQSFWPRVMEEIRNLTVDFRVQELPLARIKKIMKLDEDVKMISAEAPVLFAKAAQIFITELTLRAWIHTEDNKRRTLQRNDIAMAITKFDQFDFLIDIVPRDELKPPKRQEEVRQTVAPAEPVQYYFTLAQQPGQVQGQQQGQQATAQQATTIQPGQIIITQPQQGQVLQGATMQQLHQVQVAQSQGTPITSAPVTMQVGDQQVQIVQASSQGQAQTVQSGGQTMQVMQQIITNTGEIQQIPVQLNTGQLQYIRLAQPVSGTQVVQGQIQTLGNTQQVQITQTDQGQQQFNQFTDGQQLYQIQQVTMPAGQDLSQPMFIQSTNQTADGQVTAQVSAD, encoded by the exons TGAGCATGTCTGCAGATTCGTTTGGCGCCGGGGGCAGCGATGCCCAGCAGAGCCTGCAGTCCTTCTGGCCCCGCGTCATGGAGGAGATCAGGAACCTCACGGTG GATTTCCGCGTGCAGGAGTTGCCTCTCGCCCGTATTAAGAAAATCATGAAGTTGGATGAGGATGTGAAG ATGATCAGTGCAGAGGCTCCGGTGCTGTTTGCCAAGGCTGCTCAGATCTTCATCACAGAACTCACCCTGAGGGCCTGGATCCACACGGAGGACAACAAGCGACGCACCCTGCAG AGGAACGACATTGCCATGGCGATAACAAAGTTCGACCAGTTTGACTTCCTCATCGACATCGTGCCCCGGGACGAGCTCAAGCCCCCTAAACGACAG GAGGAGGTGCGTCAGACGGTGGCCCCAGCTGAGCCGGTCCAGTACTACTTCACCCTGGCCCAGCAGCCGGGGCAGGTCCAGGGTCAACAGCAGGGCCAACAGGCCACCGCCCAGCAGGCCACCACTATACAGCCTGGACAGATCATcatcacacaaccacaacaagGACAG GTGCTGCAGGGGGCAACCATGCAGCAGCTCCACCAGGTGCAGGTAGCCCAGTCACAGGGGACGCCCATCACG AGTGCTCCGGTGACCATGCAGGTGGGGGACCAGCAGGTCCAGATCGTCCAGGCGTCCTCCCAGGGCCAGGCCCAGACGGTCCAATCGGGAGGACAGACCATGCAGGTCATGCAGCAGATCATCACCAACACCGGGGAGATCCAGCAGATACCT GTGCAGCTCAACACCGGCCAGTTGCAGTACATCCGGCTGGCGCAGCCCGTCTCTGGCACGCAGGTAGTTCAGGGTCAGATACAGACGCTGGGGAACACTCAGCAAGTACAG atTACACAGACGGACCAAGGCCAGCAGCAGTTCAACCAGTTTACCGACGGTCAG CAGCTGTATCAGATCCAGCAGGTGACGATGCCAGCAGGGCAGGACCTGAGCCAGCCCATGTTCATTCAGTCCACCAATCAGACGGCCGACGGACAGGTCACTGCGCAGGTCAGCGCCGACTAA
- the nfyc gene encoding nuclear transcription factor Y subunit gamma isoform X7 produces the protein MSMSADSFGAGGSDAQQSLQSFWPRVMEEIRNLTVKDFRVQELPLARIKKIMKLDEDVKMISAEAPVLFAKAAQIFITELTLRAWIHTEDNKRRTLQRNDIAMAITKFDQFDFLIDIVPRDELKPPKRQEEVRQTVAPAEPVQYYFTLAQQPGQVQGQQQGQQATAQQATTIQPGQIIITQPQQGQSAPVTMQVGDQQVQIVQASSQGQAQTVQSGGQTMQVMQQIITNTGEIQQIPVQLNTGQLQYIRLAQPVSGTQVVQGQIQTLGNTQQVQITQTDQGQQQFNQFTDGQLYQIQQVTMPAGQDLSQPMFIQSTNQTADGQVTAQVSAD, from the exons TGAGCATGTCTGCAGATTCGTTTGGCGCCGGGGGCAGCGATGCCCAGCAGAGCCTGCAGTCCTTCTGGCCCCGCGTCATGGAGGAGATCAGGAACCTCACGGTG AAGGATTTCCGCGTGCAGGAGTTGCCTCTCGCCCGTATTAAGAAAATCATGAAGTTGGATGAGGATGTGAAG ATGATCAGTGCAGAGGCTCCGGTGCTGTTTGCCAAGGCTGCTCAGATCTTCATCACAGAACTCACCCTGAGGGCCTGGATCCACACGGAGGACAACAAGCGACGCACCCTGCAG AGGAACGACATTGCCATGGCGATAACAAAGTTCGACCAGTTTGACTTCCTCATCGACATCGTGCCCCGGGACGAGCTCAAGCCCCCTAAACGACAG GAGGAGGTGCGTCAGACGGTGGCCCCAGCTGAGCCGGTCCAGTACTACTTCACCCTGGCCCAGCAGCCGGGGCAGGTCCAGGGTCAACAGCAGGGCCAACAGGCCACCGCCCAGCAGGCCACCACTATACAGCCTGGACAGATCATcatcacacaaccacaacaagGACAG AGTGCTCCGGTGACCATGCAGGTGGGGGACCAGCAGGTCCAGATCGTCCAGGCGTCCTCCCAGGGCCAGGCCCAGACGGTCCAATCGGGAGGACAGACCATGCAGGTCATGCAGCAGATCATCACCAACACCGGGGAGATCCAGCAGATACCT GTGCAGCTCAACACCGGCCAGTTGCAGTACATCCGGCTGGCGCAGCCCGTCTCTGGCACGCAGGTAGTTCAGGGTCAGATACAGACGCTGGGGAACACTCAGCAAGTACAG atTACACAGACGGACCAAGGCCAGCAGCAGTTCAACCAGTTTACCGACGGTCAG CTGTATCAGATCCAGCAGGTGACGATGCCAGCAGGGCAGGACCTGAGCCAGCCCATGTTCATTCAGTCCACCAATCAGACGGCCGACGGACAGGTCACTGCGCAGGTCAGCGCCGACTAA
- the nfyc gene encoding nuclear transcription factor Y subunit gamma isoform X3: protein MSMSADSFGAGGSDAQQSLQSFWPRVMEEIRNLTVKDFRVQELPLARIKKIMKLDEDVKMISAEAPVLFAKAAQIFITELTLRAWIHTEDNKRRTLQRNDIAMAITKFDQFDFLIDIVPRDELKPPKRQEEVRQTVAPAEPVQYYFTLAQQPGQVQGQQQGQQATAQQATTIQPGQIIITQPQQGQVLQGATMQQLHQVQVAQSQGTPITSAPVTMQVGDQQVQIVQASSQGQAQTVQSGGQTMQVMQQIITNTGEIQQIPVQLNTGQLQYIRLAQPVSGTQVVQGQIQTLGNTQQVQITQTDQGQQQFNQFTDGQLYQIQQVTMPAGQDLSQPMFIQSTNQTADGQVTAQVSAD, encoded by the exons TGAGCATGTCTGCAGATTCGTTTGGCGCCGGGGGCAGCGATGCCCAGCAGAGCCTGCAGTCCTTCTGGCCCCGCGTCATGGAGGAGATCAGGAACCTCACGGTG AAGGATTTCCGCGTGCAGGAGTTGCCTCTCGCCCGTATTAAGAAAATCATGAAGTTGGATGAGGATGTGAAG ATGATCAGTGCAGAGGCTCCGGTGCTGTTTGCCAAGGCTGCTCAGATCTTCATCACAGAACTCACCCTGAGGGCCTGGATCCACACGGAGGACAACAAGCGACGCACCCTGCAG AGGAACGACATTGCCATGGCGATAACAAAGTTCGACCAGTTTGACTTCCTCATCGACATCGTGCCCCGGGACGAGCTCAAGCCCCCTAAACGACAG GAGGAGGTGCGTCAGACGGTGGCCCCAGCTGAGCCGGTCCAGTACTACTTCACCCTGGCCCAGCAGCCGGGGCAGGTCCAGGGTCAACAGCAGGGCCAACAGGCCACCGCCCAGCAGGCCACCACTATACAGCCTGGACAGATCATcatcacacaaccacaacaagGACAG GTGCTGCAGGGGGCAACCATGCAGCAGCTCCACCAGGTGCAGGTAGCCCAGTCACAGGGGACGCCCATCACG AGTGCTCCGGTGACCATGCAGGTGGGGGACCAGCAGGTCCAGATCGTCCAGGCGTCCTCCCAGGGCCAGGCCCAGACGGTCCAATCGGGAGGACAGACCATGCAGGTCATGCAGCAGATCATCACCAACACCGGGGAGATCCAGCAGATACCT GTGCAGCTCAACACCGGCCAGTTGCAGTACATCCGGCTGGCGCAGCCCGTCTCTGGCACGCAGGTAGTTCAGGGTCAGATACAGACGCTGGGGAACACTCAGCAAGTACAG atTACACAGACGGACCAAGGCCAGCAGCAGTTCAACCAGTTTACCGACGGTCAG CTGTATCAGATCCAGCAGGTGACGATGCCAGCAGGGCAGGACCTGAGCCAGCCCATGTTCATTCAGTCCACCAATCAGACGGCCGACGGACAGGTCACTGCGCAGGTCAGCGCCGACTAA
- the nfyc gene encoding nuclear transcription factor Y subunit gamma isoform X1 has translation MSMSADSFGAGGSDAQQSLQSFWPRVMEEIRNLTVKDFRVQELPLARIKKIMKLDEDVKMISAEAPVLFAKAAQIFITELTLRAWIHTEDNKRRTLQRNDIAMAITKFDQFDFLIDIVPRDELKPPKRQEEVRQTVAPAEPVQYYFTLAQQPGQVQGQQQGQQATAQQATTIQPGQIIITQPQQGQVLQGATMQQLHQVQVAQSQGTPITSAPVTMQVGDQQVQIVQASSQGQAQTVQSGGQTMQVMQQIITNTGEIQQIPVQLNTGQLQYIRLAQPVSGTQVVQGQIQTLGNTQQVQITQTDQGQQQFNQFTDGQQLYQIQQVTMPAGQDLSQPMFIQSTNQTADGQVTAQVSAD, from the exons TGAGCATGTCTGCAGATTCGTTTGGCGCCGGGGGCAGCGATGCCCAGCAGAGCCTGCAGTCCTTCTGGCCCCGCGTCATGGAGGAGATCAGGAACCTCACGGTG AAGGATTTCCGCGTGCAGGAGTTGCCTCTCGCCCGTATTAAGAAAATCATGAAGTTGGATGAGGATGTGAAG ATGATCAGTGCAGAGGCTCCGGTGCTGTTTGCCAAGGCTGCTCAGATCTTCATCACAGAACTCACCCTGAGGGCCTGGATCCACACGGAGGACAACAAGCGACGCACCCTGCAG AGGAACGACATTGCCATGGCGATAACAAAGTTCGACCAGTTTGACTTCCTCATCGACATCGTGCCCCGGGACGAGCTCAAGCCCCCTAAACGACAG GAGGAGGTGCGTCAGACGGTGGCCCCAGCTGAGCCGGTCCAGTACTACTTCACCCTGGCCCAGCAGCCGGGGCAGGTCCAGGGTCAACAGCAGGGCCAACAGGCCACCGCCCAGCAGGCCACCACTATACAGCCTGGACAGATCATcatcacacaaccacaacaagGACAG GTGCTGCAGGGGGCAACCATGCAGCAGCTCCACCAGGTGCAGGTAGCCCAGTCACAGGGGACGCCCATCACG AGTGCTCCGGTGACCATGCAGGTGGGGGACCAGCAGGTCCAGATCGTCCAGGCGTCCTCCCAGGGCCAGGCCCAGACGGTCCAATCGGGAGGACAGACCATGCAGGTCATGCAGCAGATCATCACCAACACCGGGGAGATCCAGCAGATACCT GTGCAGCTCAACACCGGCCAGTTGCAGTACATCCGGCTGGCGCAGCCCGTCTCTGGCACGCAGGTAGTTCAGGGTCAGATACAGACGCTGGGGAACACTCAGCAAGTACAG atTACACAGACGGACCAAGGCCAGCAGCAGTTCAACCAGTTTACCGACGGTCAG CAGCTGTATCAGATCCAGCAGGTGACGATGCCAGCAGGGCAGGACCTGAGCCAGCCCATGTTCATTCAGTCCACCAATCAGACGGCCGACGGACAGGTCACTGCGCAGGTCAGCGCCGACTAA
- the nfyc gene encoding nuclear transcription factor Y subunit gamma isoform X6 produces the protein MSMSADSFGAGGSDAQQSLQSFWPRVMEEIRNLTVDFRVQELPLARIKKIMKLDEDVKMISAEAPVLFAKAAQIFITELTLRAWIHTEDNKRRTLQRNDIAMAITKFDQFDFLIDIVPRDELKPPKRQEEVRQTVAPAEPVQYYFTLAQQPGQVQGQQQGQQATAQQATTIQPGQIIITQPQQGQSAPVTMQVGDQQVQIVQASSQGQAQTVQSGGQTMQVMQQIITNTGEIQQIPVQLNTGQLQYIRLAQPVSGTQVVQGQIQTLGNTQQVQITQTDQGQQQFNQFTDGQQLYQIQQVTMPAGQDLSQPMFIQSTNQTADGQVTAQVSAD, from the exons TGAGCATGTCTGCAGATTCGTTTGGCGCCGGGGGCAGCGATGCCCAGCAGAGCCTGCAGTCCTTCTGGCCCCGCGTCATGGAGGAGATCAGGAACCTCACGGTG GATTTCCGCGTGCAGGAGTTGCCTCTCGCCCGTATTAAGAAAATCATGAAGTTGGATGAGGATGTGAAG ATGATCAGTGCAGAGGCTCCGGTGCTGTTTGCCAAGGCTGCTCAGATCTTCATCACAGAACTCACCCTGAGGGCCTGGATCCACACGGAGGACAACAAGCGACGCACCCTGCAG AGGAACGACATTGCCATGGCGATAACAAAGTTCGACCAGTTTGACTTCCTCATCGACATCGTGCCCCGGGACGAGCTCAAGCCCCCTAAACGACAG GAGGAGGTGCGTCAGACGGTGGCCCCAGCTGAGCCGGTCCAGTACTACTTCACCCTGGCCCAGCAGCCGGGGCAGGTCCAGGGTCAACAGCAGGGCCAACAGGCCACCGCCCAGCAGGCCACCACTATACAGCCTGGACAGATCATcatcacacaaccacaacaagGACAG AGTGCTCCGGTGACCATGCAGGTGGGGGACCAGCAGGTCCAGATCGTCCAGGCGTCCTCCCAGGGCCAGGCCCAGACGGTCCAATCGGGAGGACAGACCATGCAGGTCATGCAGCAGATCATCACCAACACCGGGGAGATCCAGCAGATACCT GTGCAGCTCAACACCGGCCAGTTGCAGTACATCCGGCTGGCGCAGCCCGTCTCTGGCACGCAGGTAGTTCAGGGTCAGATACAGACGCTGGGGAACACTCAGCAAGTACAG atTACACAGACGGACCAAGGCCAGCAGCAGTTCAACCAGTTTACCGACGGTCAG CAGCTGTATCAGATCCAGCAGGTGACGATGCCAGCAGGGCAGGACCTGAGCCAGCCCATGTTCATTCAGTCCACCAATCAGACGGCCGACGGACAGGTCACTGCGCAGGTCAGCGCCGACTAA